In Sebastes umbrosus isolate fSebUmb1 chromosome 15, fSebUmb1.pri, whole genome shotgun sequence, the genomic window GGACGACGGCTATGGCCGAGTGCCTCCTGACGGAGCGGAGGAAGGCAGGATGCAGGAGGGGGAGAAGAGGGTGATGATGAGCCAGAATGAGGAGAAGCAGCGAGAGAAGATGGagctgcagaggaggaagagcagcttGGGTTtcaaagggagggaggaagaggaagatatGGCGGCGCTGGAAGATGATGACGAATGGGGCGACAGCgactctgactctgactctgaGCGCTGCCGGTCCGGCGGCAGCATGTCTTCACTCAACGAAGGCGAAGGGACGCTCATGGGAGGCTTTGACCGCATCGGAGTCGGGGAACCAAAATCCAACCACCAGGAGAGCGAGCCACCCAGAAACATCAACAGAGAACCGCCCGGACGACACAGAAGCTTCAGCCGCAAATCGCTGACAGGACGCAACCTGGGAAACCTGCTGGAGGAGGGAGCAGAAGACGACGAACGGTCCTCAGACTCGGACGGCGAGATGCCAGAGCTGATGGACGCGGTGTGGACGCTGCGAGACCGCGAGCGCTTCAAGGCCCAGGAGATGGAGAAGCACCAGGTGCAGCTGACCATGTACCGCCGCCTGGCGCTGATCCGCTGGGTGCGCACGCTGCAGGGCCGCATCCAGGAGCAGCAGAACCGCCTGCAGTCCAGCTTCGACGTCATACTCACGCAGAGGAAGGAGCTGCTGCGCATGGGCGCCGCCGCCGCCGTGGCCAACGCCACACCCGCTGCAGCCGTCAGCCAggcatgaagagagagaaagatgggaggaagtgaaacaggaagtggttaaaaacaacattttttgttctgtttgctTCAAACCTGAAGACATTTCACCTGAAAAAGACAATCTCCCATCATCCTGTCTGACATCTTTAAGCTTCACATGCTGCTGATTGTAATGATCTTCCGTACTGGTGTCCCACCCAGAgactcatcttcatcatctgaaCACTGGACTCAACCCCCCCGTATCTACACCAAAATGTATCCTGGTCAAAGCAACGAGACTGTTgtgagattaatatgatgttTATATCAACAAATATTCTGTGTCTGTGCGCTGTTCTTGTTTGTCTCTTGACCTGTGcgtaaaaaaacccaaaaagtATTTCAAGATATGATGTAGATTTGTTGGAGATGATTTATACCCTGAGATTGTGctgtatatatagagagataataggtaaataaaaaataaataaactcatcttaaatttgatttgttttgtgttgtctgttcagcccggtcgcacagcagttcgtgaaatagtcacgaaatgttatgtattgattcatgtacatagacacgaatgtcacatttttttggtgatggtcagcacaaaatcaatttgtatgtgatCCACGTAATTGCGAACTGGGAAGTATAAAAAGCGgcgaacgccgtgtagggaggaggtcggggcgggtaaaaaaacaccacacatTAACCCAGAAGACCGGtcctgtcctgtgtgaaaccacaagttaaagttgatttatttgtcactaacttccgtacttaaccCAAatcgcgatcttttcctaaacctaactaagtcgtttttgtcacgtaacttccgtacttaagttacgcaacttccgatgttattttaacccaaaccgggatcttttcctaaagctaagtATTTTATATcgcataacttccgtacttaaaaaGGTCAGAAACgcaggacttttgcccaggagaccggtgttcgtgccccgtgtgaaaccagaagttaaagttgatttatttgtcacataacttcagtacttaagttacagcacttccggagttattttaacctaaaccgcgatattttcctaaaactaactaagtagtttttctcagataactttcgtacttaagttacgccacttccagtgttacTATAACCCAAACtgagatcttttcctaaacctaactaagtaatttgttgcctaaacctaatgaagtcgatctattcttaaacctaactaagtagttttattttgaaaaaactgggGCGGAAATTGTCACGTGCGtcaaaatacgttgttgaaagtcatgcaGAGCGTtacggaaaaaaagggaaatttgtgtctatgtacgtGAATCAAACAGATTACATTTCgggactatttcacgaacttcCGTGAGACTGTGTCGGTctatttgtttttcacattcATAAGACCTGATCTAATGCAATTTGAGTTTCCGTAATCAGATctttaaatagataaatgtgAGGGGAAGTCCAGGAGTTGGCTGATAACACCACGTTAAGAGCCCTTAAGagcttttcatttcattccagATCAGCATGTTGATTTCAAGGAgagcaggttttttttaatcaaagctcCCTCAGTGCAGATATGACTAAAAAGAAGGGGCACTTTTTATCTTCCTTATAGCTGGAGCTGTATTAGCTGTTCTGGAGAGCCCTTTAGGGCAAATGACCTTTTCCAAGCTAACAATTGCCTCTTTGTCAGCCGAACAAAGTTGGTTTGTATCGGCTCATCACACGGGGgctgtgggagtgtgtgttctGCGGGTTGTGTGATAGCCGTGTGAGGCTCAGGCGTCAATCTTTGTGGGCACGGCTGGTGCCGCAGGGCGCTCCAGAGATCATCTCACCTCCTTCcatgtgtgtatgcgtgttcAGAGAGATACCAGCCACCGCTGCCACCCTATAATCTCCATCCTGAGCGAGTCGTGGTGATGCATGGGCCCCCCACTCCCCTCCAGGGAGCCTGTCTGTCTGCGCCCCGGGGCCCTGCAGGTTCCTATCCGGCCGCGCTGAACAGACGCCCAGTCCAGTTACGCGCAAGAGCGCCAAACCCCGGGGCAAGTTTGCACTAATCCCCGGCTATGCCTCCTAACTAACTCTTATTTCTCTGAAGCTTATCGCCTCTCCTGGACGCAGAAAGTCTGAGTCCATTTACATATTGATCCGTTGTTCTCTGG contains:
- the LOC119503947 gene encoding uncharacterized protein LOC119503947 isoform X2; its protein translation is MGEAQSRSVMLHHQDQPLNSAYGGQGGSNHGSSSSLRNRRNDKDGNFNFLPGKDNNDVTGGGGGDENRNQVRPRNLGPLGRDPPNSSSSSSSGYHHGSGVLSPRSRLPCWSPLEPLPEIECGDDGYGRVPPDGAEEGRMQEGEKRVMMSQNEEKQREKMELQRRKSSLGFKGREEEEDMAALEDDDEWGDSDSDSDSERCRSGGSMSSLNEGEGTLMGGFDRIGVGEPKSNHQESEPPRNINREPPGRHRSFSRKSLTGRNLGNLLEEGAEDDERSSDSDGEMPELMDAVWTLRDRERFKAQEMEKHQVQLTMYRRLALIRWVRTLQGRIQEQQNRLQSSFDVILTQRKELLRMGAAAAVANATPAAAVSQA
- the LOC119503947 gene encoding uncharacterized protein LOC119503947 isoform X1, whose translation is MNAIGRILCVFCRKNRLHLIRNTQPTAAGLFCEAQSRSVMLHHQDQPLNSAYGGQGGSNHGSSSSLRNRRNDKDGNFNFLPGKDNNDVTGGGGGDENRNQVRPRNLGPLGRDPPNSSSSSSSGYHHGSGVLSPRSRLPCWSPLEPLPEIECGDDGYGRVPPDGAEEGRMQEGEKRVMMSQNEEKQREKMELQRRKSSLGFKGREEEEDMAALEDDDEWGDSDSDSDSERCRSGGSMSSLNEGEGTLMGGFDRIGVGEPKSNHQESEPPRNINREPPGRHRSFSRKSLTGRNLGNLLEEGAEDDERSSDSDGEMPELMDAVWTLRDRERFKAQEMEKHQVQLTMYRRLALIRWVRTLQGRIQEQQNRLQSSFDVILTQRKELLRMGAAAAVANATPAAAVSQA
- the LOC119503947 gene encoding uncharacterized protein LOC119503947 isoform X3, which translates into the protein MLHHQDQPLNSAYGGQGGSNHGSSSSLRNRRNDKDGNFNFLPGKDNNDVTGGGGGDENRNQVRPRNLGPLGRDPPNSSSSSSSGYHHGSGVLSPRSRLPCWSPLEPLPEIECGDDGYGRVPPDGAEEGRMQEGEKRVMMSQNEEKQREKMELQRRKSSLGFKGREEEEDMAALEDDDEWGDSDSDSDSERCRSGGSMSSLNEGEGTLMGGFDRIGVGEPKSNHQESEPPRNINREPPGRHRSFSRKSLTGRNLGNLLEEGAEDDERSSDSDGEMPELMDAVWTLRDRERFKAQEMEKHQVQLTMYRRLALIRWVRTLQGRIQEQQNRLQSSFDVILTQRKELLRMGAAAAVANATPAAAVSQA